The DNA window CAGGATAGCCCCGGCGAAGTACGACGCCCGGTAGTTGTTCAGAATCTGCTCGAACGACTCGGCTTCAACCCACGAGTACGTATATGGGCGAATTTTCAATCCCATGTACTGAAAAGCCACTTCCCGTGCCAGAATGAATGTGCGCTGCGCCGTGTTCAGGCTGGCGTTGAGGTGCAGCGTGCGCCGTTCGGGGCGGTATATCGAGCGCAGTGCCGTTAGTTCGGGCTGATCAGCCGGATCGAACTGCTCGATCTGTATTTCGTAGCGGGTCTTGAGCAGATTGACCAGCAGCGTATCAGACACGACCTGCTCCGGTGCCATAAACTCACCCAGAAAGCTATCGGCAGCCGCTTCGATTTCCGGGAAATAATTGTCGTGCATTTCCTGGTACGACCGCAGCATCGTGAGATACAGCCGTTCGACGCTCATATTGTACGTCTGGGCAATATCCATGAACGTGCGGATCATGGCGCTAACTTTGGCGGGCGCATCAGACAGCAGTTCGAGCAGGTCCGACGGGTCGATACCAAACAGTTCGAGCGGTACTTCGGTCAGGAATTTCGAGCGCAGCAGGTCGGAAATCGGCTCCAGCTTTTTGCTCAGCTTCAACGATACCAGCGTGTCATAGTCGACCTGCATAGCACTGGCGAGAGCCGCGATCTTATCCGCCTTCGGGTATTTTCGGCCCTTTTCGATTTCGGTGACGTACGAAACCGACAGGCCGGACTTCTGCGCCAGATCGCTGGCCGACAGCCCTTTGTCGAGTCGCAACTGCCGCAGTTTCAAACCAAACAGCAATCGAATATGGTCAGCAGGAAGGGTCAATTTTCTTTAGTTTAAGGGTTAAGGCTGCCATAGCCTGGACGTCCACGTCCGGGTGGCCGTCAGGCCAACTCTCGCAGGAGGCAGCTTTTTCGGCCGCTACCGCGTCCACCCGGACGTGGACGTCCAGGCTACAACAGTCTCAAATCCGCACAGCGCAAAGTTACGCCTGTTTTTCGCGTTCTGCCACAAAGTCGGCGAAGGCGGCTTGCAGGGCGTCGAGCGCGTCGGACAGGCCACTCGTGTCGGCGACTTTAAGCTTACCCTCGGCAGTGCGGGCAATGTCAGCGACGCGGGCCACGCCGATCGTTCCGGCCGAACCTTTCAGCGTATGCAGGTGGCTTTTTACGGTTGGTATGTCGCCCAGCTTGTACGCGTCGATCGAGCCGTTGACCAGTTCGGTTGCTTCCGTCACAAACTCTTCCATGATGCTGTCGACCAGTTCCTGCCCGCCAATATCGCGCAGCTGACCAACGATTTCCTCGTCGATGATCGGCAGCGACGGCTCCGCCTGTACGGCAACGGGTGCCGGTGCCGCAGCAGGTACATCGGCCCGCTGCCGCGCCTGGCTGGCGTCGGAGAGTTCCTTCACTTTGGCAATCAGACTCTGCGCCCGGATCGGCTTGGCGATGTAGTCGTCCAGCCCCTGCTGAATAAACCGTTCGCGGTCCTCCCGCATCGAATAAGCCGTCATGGCCACGATGGTTGGCAGTTTTTTACCAAACTGTTCGCGCAGGTTGCGGGTCGTTTCGACGCCGTCCATATCGGGCATCTGAATGTCCATGAAGATCACATCGAACGGGCTGGTATCCCCCCGTCCGATCGCCTGGAAGCGCTCGCTCACCTGGGCGATAGCCGCCGGGCCACTGTCGGCCGTAGTAACAACGCAACCCGATTTGCGCAGGATTTCGCTGGCCACTTTGCGGTTTACGGCATTGTCGTCGACGAGTAGTACCTGCGGGTGGTAGGTGCTGAAGAAATTGGCGAGCGTAATCTCGGCCGCTTCGGTTGTCTGCTGCGACGGGCTGATGGCCGTTTCTTTCAGTTCGATAATAAACCAGAAGGTGCTCCCCTGCCCTACTACCGACTCGACGCCCACCTCGCCTTTCATCAGGTGCGCCAGTTCTTTCGAGATGGCCAGCCCCAGCCCTGTCCCGCCAAACGATTTGCGCGACGACGTGTCGACCTGGCTAAACGAGTTGAACAGCAGGTTGATGTTCTGGGGCGAAATACCGATTCCCGAATCCTCGACCGCCACCCGAATCCGGTTGAACTTCCCCCGCTTGCTTACCAGCGACGCATTGACCCGAACTGTGCCGTTCTCGGTAAATTTGATCGCGTTCGATGTCAGGTTCGACAGTATCTGGAGCAGGCGCGTCTGATCGGCAATAACGAAGGTCGGCAGATCGGGCGCGAGGTGATAGGTAAGATCGTTGTTTTTCGAGTTGGCCTGCTGCCCGAACAAGGCGATCAGCTTCTCGAAAATCTCGCGGAAAGCCACCGGCGCTTCGTGCAGCACCATCTTACCCGCTTCGATCTTCGACAGGTCGAGAATGTCGTTGAGGATATTGAGCAGCGTTTCCGACGACCGCTTGACCGTCTTGACGTAGCTGCGCTGCTCATCGTCGAGCTGCGTGTCGTTGAGCAGGTCGATCATACCGATCACGCCGTTCATAGGCGTCCGGATTTCGTGGCTCATGTTGGCCAGAAACTGCTCTTTCACCTTCAGCGAACGTTCGGCTTCGTCGCGGGCTTTCACCAGCTCGGCCGACTGCCGCTTCAGCTCCGTAATGTCGCGGGCCAGCACCGCCACCACCGAATAATGCCCGGTGTCGTCCTGAAGCATCAGCATGTTGAACATAAACTGCCGCTCGGTGCCGTCTTTCCGGCGCATGCTGACTTCAAAATTCCGCAGGCTGTGGGTACGACCCAACTTAATCATGGCCTGATGAATCACGCTCTTGTCGACGAAATACTGGGTGACGTCCTGCCCCAGCACCTCGTCGGGCGTGTAGCCCAGGCGTTTGAACACCGACGGGCTCACCATCGTGATTTTACCCTTCCGGTCGACGCGGGCGTAGATGTCCTGTAGGTTCTCGAAAATACCCCGGAATTTTTCTTCGCTGCGCAGCGTCGATAGCTCGGCCCGTTTCCGGTTGGTAATGTCGCGCGCAATACCCGATACTTCTTCGATAACGCCCCCCGTCAGCAGAATCGGGTTCAGGTGGATTTCGAGGTAGGTTTCGCCTTTTTCCGTCGTAAAATTCAGTTCAAAACTCTGGGCGATACCGCGAAATGCCAGCCGGTAGTGATCTTCCATCATCCGGCGGCTGTCGCCGTTGAGCATCCGCCAGCCGTTCTGCAACACACTGGTTTGCAGGCGGGGTTTTTCACCGGTCTGATTCTCGATCAGGCGCAGGTAGTTTTTGTTGGACGAGGTCAGCATCAGCCCTTTGTTGACCGACCAGATCAGGTAGGTGCTGCTGTCGAAAATGGCGTTGAGCCGGGCGTTCTGCTTATCGAGCACCTGCTCCGACTGCTTCCGGGCGATGGCCAGCGCAACCTGCCCCGAAATAAATTCGAGCAGTTCGAGATCGCGGGGGCCGTAGGTGTGGGCGTCGTTGTACGATTTCACGCCGATAATCCCTGTGATCTCGTCGCCGATGCGCAGCGGGGCCGTCAACATCACCTGCGGCTGCCGTTGGTTGTACAGATCAATCTTATTTTCCTCGGCCAGCTGACGAATGTCTCTTTCGTAGAGAAACAAGGGTTTGTTGGCCTGGATAGTGTACTCCGTCAGACCGTTGCCCAGCCGACGCTTCGTAAAGCGCATGCTGTTGCCGAAGTATTCATCGACGTAGTAGGGAAACGACAGGTAGGTTTTGCTCGAATCGTAGAGCGCGATAAAGAAGTTGCGCGCGTCGATGATATTGCCCAGTTCCTGATGAATCTTCTGGTAGAGATCGTCGAGGTTGGGCGTGTTGATGGTCCAGTTAGCGATGCTATAGTACAGCTTCTGCGATTTTTCGGCCCGTATCCGGCTGGTGGTGTCGTGCAGAATACAGCGGAAAGCCGTGGGGCGCCCGTTGTCGAACCGGCAGTTGACGCTCCCCGACAGGAAAATCGTTTTCCCCGATTTGTCGCGAAAAACCGTTTCAAAGTACGGCAGCACCGCCCCCCTTCGATCCGTTTGAGCATCCGGAGCGTGGTGTCGACGTAATCGGGGTGTAAGACATCACGCAGGTTGAGCGACGCGATTTCACTCGAAGCATAGCCCAGCACTTCGCGCCACGCCCGGTTGACGAAGATAAACTTACCGTCGAGGGTCAGTAGCTGAATCAAATCGGACGTGTTGTCGACCAGATCCTGCAACTGCGCATTGGTGTTCGACAGCGCCGACGCCACCCGCCGTTTGTTGGTGATATCCTCCCCGATCAGCGTAATGGCCGTGATGATCTCACTTGATCGCTCGTCCCGTTCGACCAGCAGCGAGTTAAGCTGCACGTTGCGCAGGGCACCGCTACGGGTCAGCAGCGAAATTTCCCGGTTTTCGGGCAGTCGGCCGCGCACCAGCAAATCGTCGAAATCAAGCTCGAGTCGGGCGCGGTCGGTAGCCGGAATGAATATGTCGAAGAAGTTTTTGCCGACGATTTCGTCCGCCTGCCAGGCCGTTACCCGAACCGTGTACGGGTTAGCATACGTGAGTGTCCCGTCGCGCTCGATCGTGACGCCGATCAGGTTCAGCTGATCGACCGTTCGCCGGTCGGGTTGTTGCGCCGGTTCAGCAACCAGCGACGTTACGTCGGGCTGCGGGATCGGCTGTTCACTGGTTACTGGCGGTTTCGATTGGGTTTTTGAAGACCTTTGCATAAGGGTAGGGCACGGAGGTGTGACCGTAAAACCATTAAATTTACAAAAAATTATCGCTTACGGACAAGCCTGATTCGGGGCTACCCCGTCCTTACATCAGCCTGCTCCGCCTAACCCTGCCATGCGCCAACACCGCCTACTTCACCCCGCCCGGCTTCTCATCTTCGGGCTGCTCCTGCTGACCGCCTGCCAGCCGTTTGATCTCGACCGGAAGGTGTTCCCCACCTGCACCAAACCCACAGCCACCATCGGCGTAACCACCGATGGGCTCGACGTGCTGTTTTACCTCGAGAGTCCGCAGGGCGACATTGGCGCGGCAGGCTGGGACCCCGGCGACGGGTCGGGCAGCAACCGGGTTGGCACGCGGGTGGCGTACAGCTACGCGCGGGCAGGCACCTATACGGTCCGGCTCACCATCGTCAACACCTGCGACGATACCTTTACCAGTACCCGTCAGATTACCGTCCGCTAATTTCGGCCATGCGTTTTTTCTATCTGCTTCTCTTTCTCGGTCTGGCCCTGTCATCAATGGCGCAGAACCGCATTAATAACATCCGGTTCCGTAGCCTCGATTCGGCCCGGCTGGAAATCCAGTACGACCTGTTCAACACCCGCCCCGGCGATTCAATTTATGTGCAGATTCAAAGCCGGATTCGGGGTCGATTGCGCCTTCGGCCCGAACTGATTCAGGGCGATGTTGGCATAAACGTGCCGGCTGGAACCAACCGGCAGATTGTCTGGAATGCCCGCGCCAACGGGTATACGCTGAACGAAGAAATTAAGGTGTCGGTACTGATCCGGGCGCGCGTTCCGGTTGCCGCATCGGCCAGTTCGCGCCGGGCACCCAGCCCGGAACAACCTGCCTCACCAGCCGCTACCGAACCGGCCGACAAGCCAGCTGCAACACCGGTCACGGCAGCAGTGCCCGAACCAGCCCAATCCAGCCCCGGCAGCACGACCTCGGTGGCGGATACTCCTGCGAACGCACCCGCAGCCTCCGAACCGGCCCCTGTGGTCGAGCGGTCATCGGGTCGGTACGCGGGTCCGGCCTGGGCGTTACTATCGGCGGTAGCGCCCGGCATCGGCAATATTTTCGTGCAGACGCCCCGGCCGCGTGTTGGCTTCCGGCCGATTATCTTCGCAACGACCTACAGCCTGATTCTCTACGGGTTAAAGGAAAAGCGGGACGCCGACGATGCCTATGCCCTCTACCAGCAGCAGCGAAATAGTGCAGCCGCCGAACCGTATTACCAGACAGCAAACGACCATTATCATCGTTATTACATTGCCACGCGCGGGGCTATCGCTATCGCTGCCGCCGACGTGGTGCTAACGTTTCTGCGCGGCTTACGCAACAATCAGCAGAAGCGAGCACTACGCGTAGAGGGCGTAACGGTGCGACCCGGTTTGCAGGCAGGGCAACCAACCGCTCAACTCCGGTACACATTCTGACGAATTGATTATGCGTTATCTGGCCGTTTTCGGGATTTTACTGGGTCTGTACAGTCCGGCGGGTTACGCCCAGACGGAGCCAGTCCAGCCCGTTGGTAGTCAGCCTGTCGAAGAAATTGAATCCGCCAGCAGCGACTGGCAACGGGTGTCACTCTCCCGGTCTGCCTCCCGCGTCACTCCGCCGTTGGCTAGTACGGCAACTTCTCCCAGAACCGCGCCAATACAGGCCGCGCCAGTGCAGGCCGCAACAAGGTCCACCAGTACGGCATCAACGGCGCCGGTTGCCACACCCTCAGCAGGCCCCGGCCGTTCACCGGTTGTTTCTGCGCCACCCGTTGGCCGTATACCCGCCCAGCCACAGCGTTACCGGCCTGCTTTTACCGGTGATTTTGCCACCAACCGCAATGGCTGGAAAGGGGGCCGAAAAGGGGGGTATCATTACCAGATCGGTTTCGGCAGGTACAACATCCGCCCCGTGAATCCGGCACCGGGCGAAGTGGCCTACAGCGTTGTGCCGCTGCCTACGGAGATGAATCTTAATCTGGCCACCCATTTCACAATCAAACTCGACGTGGTAGCCGATTCGGGCCGGGTACCGACGGGCGGTCTGTTGTTTGGTGTGCGTGACTCGTTGAACCTGTGCGCGTTCCTGATACGGAGCGATGGAACGATGGCCCTGACCCGGCTTACCAACGGACAGGCTGCGGACTCGGTGATGACGGCTGATTATTTTAAGCCGGGCGTTTCCGTTGCCCCAAACCGCAACCAGCTGGTTATCCGGCGTGTCGAGAAAGCCCTGCACGTATACATCAATCAGCAAGAAGTGCGGGGCAGTCCGTTTGTGTTTGCGCTACTGCCCGGCAACAGCATCGGCGTAAGCAGTTCCGGAAGCTGGACGTCGTTTCAGAAACTCATCGTTACGCTCGGACCGGACGATTGGGTAGATCGGTAATTACCAGTCAGGGCCGGACAGGTTCGCCGGAACGGTCTATTTTCAGCATCTGCCCATCCAGAAAGGCCGACGCGACGTCGTTGCGAAAGGGGGTGATAGCTTCAAAGCGGGGTTGAATCACCCAGTTATTCTCTGGATCGATATAACCCCAGCGGCCATTTTTGCGGGCGCGTCGCCAGCCCCGATCGTCTTCTCCCAGCTCGACTTTGTCGAATCGACTATCGCCAAACGCTTCTTCGTAACGGCCCTGACGCGCATCGCCTGATGTGACGGGTGTGTTATCGGCTCCGGCGGTCTTGGTATCTGTTGCCTGCTCAGCCACTGGTTCCGTTTCGGTTGCTGGCTTCTCCTGAACCGCTTCGGCCGTAGTCGTCGTTTCAGTTGCCGGGGCCGGTATGGTATCGATGCGGGCTGTGGCAGATTCGTCGACGGTCGGGTTTTGCGGTGTCATGTCCGATCCGTCCGTCGAACGTTTGTCGGGTTCTTCCTGCCGGTTTTGTTGCCGTTCCTGCGGCTGACGATTGTTCGTCGACCGAATAAACCAGTAAATGACCGCCAGCAGCGCCAGCGCAAACAGGATACCGTATAGCCCGCTCCGGTCGGGCTGGATTACTTCAATTCGTACGGTGCTGAGTGGGTTGTTATTGGCATCAAACAGGGTATAATCCGTTGATTTCGTCGGTTTGACCCACCCCGATTCTTTGGCGATAGCCCCTCGCCTAGATCGTCGATAGTTACGGCCAGCACGTTGGCAACGTCCCAGTCAATCGTAACGGGTTGTCCTTTCCGCACACGGGCGGGTGTAGCCGTAAACGACCGCACAACCGGCGGTGGCCCAGGCGACGGTTCGGCCTTTTCGCTGTAGACAGGCTGCGGCTCGGGCACAACAACCGGCGCCGGCCTTACAGCTACGGGTTCAGGCACGACGACTGGAGCCAACGGTTCTTCCAAAGGTGGCAGCTCGATTACTGGCGGTACCGAAACCGGGCGCGACGGCTCAACAACTGTAGGTTCGGGCGTTGGCGGCTCCGATTCGGCGCGAGTTTCGATTGGCACTATCGGCGGCACCGGACTCAGACGAGCTTTCTCCGCTGGTATCCAGCGGTTACGAACAAAGTCGGCCGACAGGCCCACGGACCCGGCCGCGTTGAGAATCTTGCTCAGGTCCTGCTCATACAAATGCACCCGCGACGGCTCGATCAGCCGACTGATCCGGACGCGTATTTGTTCCAGCAACAGGGTATTCGCCAGCACTTCATCCCGAACGGCAAGGGCGCGTTTGCGGGCATCATCATCCGATAACCCCAGTTGATCAGCCCGGTACAAAAAGTCGCCCGACTGCCAGGCATCGGGTCCGTTCAGAATAAGTTGTTCGCGCAGTTGGTCGGTGAGTTCCGTTTCAGTCATTGTCTGGTTGGGTCAGCCGGGACGCCCTGTCGGGAACGTACGCCCGTAGACAGGTTGTCGTAGTATGTAGCAACAAAGTTCGGCCTATACCGGCAAAACACCCAAACTCAGTCAAACGTCACGACATTTCGTCGATAATCGAGCGAAATTCGACCAAACTTCGACAGGGCCGACTGCCCCAGCAGCAGGGGTGCCTTCGCATTGCCAACCACGTTGGCGTTGACGTTTTCCAGCACCCGGTCGCCGATCCGGACCGAGCGCAGCCGCACGATGGCACCGGGCGAAATATCACCGTTGGCATCCTGAAACTCCGACTGCCCGATGATGTCGCGGTTGGTAATCGTTCCCTCCCGGAAAAGCAATTCAGCTTCCCTGGTCGACATCGAAATCAGACTGGCCCCGGTATCGAGGATGAACTGCATGGCACGCCCGTTGATCGTGACGGGCACCAGATACACGCCGTTGCGTTTCTGCATCGCGACTTCCGTCGGGCCGTCGCCGATCTGTTTCAGGGTCGGTTTCGTCGTTGCCTGCGTCGTAACGCTGTCGGTTGGCGGGTTTCGTTTCGGCCGGCGGGGCTGATGACTACCCGACCGCGAGCAGCCGGAACAGCCCGCCAGTTGACTTAGCAGAAACAAACAAAACCAGACGTAATAGCGCATTTGTGAGGGCATAGATTGGTTTACGAGGTATTACGCACACAGCAGCGGAGTAGCGACGCTCCCCTATGTATGTGCCTATATAAGTCATTGACCAGAACGGGCACCTATCGTTTAATCCATGTGATCGTACCGCCCGTATAACGCAATCAGGCTGACAGGCGTTCGGCCGGCCGCTGAGGCCGCACCAGACCAATCATCCCGTAGCTCTTTGCTACCGACCAGCTACCGAATAATAAGTTCAGGTTTGGATTTACGACGCAATCGCCACCAAATAGCCTTATATTCAACAACTTGATAGTTTTCAGATGCTGAAAAATTAGTCTCAACAGACAGTCCGGTCCTACTCATTTCCATGCCTAGACACATACGTCAACGCTGCCGACTGCTTGTCGTTGTTCTGCCTGTATTTATTACGGCTTTCGCGCGCGGGCAGCATCCACTGCGGCAGCATCCACTGGGATTCGAGCACCTCGGCACGGAACAGGGGTTGTCACACAATCGAGTTTTCAGCATCTATCAGGACCGGAAGGGCTTCATGTGGTTTGGCACCGGCAACGGTCTCAATCGCTACGATGGCTACTCGTTCACCATGTATAAGCCCGACCCCGGCGACCCCAACAACCACATGGCCCACAACACCATCTGGGACATGGTCGAGTCGCGGTCGGGCGACATCTGGTTTGTCACGCCGGGTGGTGGGCTGCATCGACTCAACAAACAAACCGGCCGGATTAACTTCTTTCGGGTCGAACAGCCGGGAACGAATCGGTTTGCGCCCTACGATATCTGCTACACCCTGTTCGAAGACAAACAGGGTTTTTTCTGGATTGGCTCGGAAGGCGGACTAGCCCGATTCAATCCCTACACCAAACAGTATCGGCTCTACAACATACCCGTTCCGCAGGGCGCCGATCAGCGGGTGTGGACGATTCAGGAAGACCGGTTCGGCACGCTGTGGGTAGGTACGTCTGCCGGGCTGTTCACGCTCAACCGGCGCACGGGTCAGTTCAGTCCGTTCCATTTCGCGGCCGACCCGGCCAGGCAGCAAATTCGAGTGGAGTCGATATATCTCGCGGCCGACAATAGTCTGTGGCTGGGCACCAAATACAACGGGCTGCACCGGTTACTGCCGAAAAAAGGATTATCCGGCCAGAGCAGTTCCGCGACGACCTACGCCCCAACGGGTCGGGTCTATTTGACTAACCAGGAAATACTGCCGAAGGGGCTGGGGGAAGATCAGCACCACAACCTGATGGTTGGCACGCGGTCGGGCCTGTTTCGGCTTGACCCCACCACCGGCTATTACGACAACTACCAGGAAAATCCCACTGTCGCAAACTCGCTGAGCCACAACGAGGTGTGGGCACTACTGGCCGACAACCGGGGTACGTTCTGGATCGGTACCGCCAACGGCATCGACTATTACTCAGGGCTGACGCCCCGATTTGCCTTTTACCAACCAGTTCCAGACCACAACGCGACGCCCCGGACTGAGAACAACGTTACGATGCTGACCGCCGATTTACGGGGCAATCTGTGGTTCAGCAACCCCCATCGCTCTCACCTCGACGGTGTGTTTCGGCTCGACCCATCGAACCACACCTCGCACCCCGGCTACGCATCACAGCCGCTCGCAACGGGGCGGCCTGCACCCGAAAACTTCACCGACAACGACTCCCCCGATGTAATTTCGGCCATCCACGGCGACCGGAGCGGCCGGGTCTGGGTGGCGACCCCGGCGGGCCTGCAAAGCCGGGATGCCACGGGGCAGCTTCGGCAGTACCGGGTCGGCTTTCCCGTCACCAGCATCGGTGAGGACAGGCAGGGAAGGCTGTGGGTCGGTGGCCGGTCAATCCTGGCGCAGTTCGACCCCACCAACGGCCGGCACACGCTTTACCGGGTCGATAAGGATTACCCCATCGGTAAAGGTGGTGGTCAGGTCAACGACATCCTGGTGAGCCGGGCGGGCGACATCTGGGCAGCCGTAGCGGGCGTCGGTGCCTGCAAACTAGACCCCCGCACCGGTCATTTTACCAGTTACCACCCGCATCCGGCCGGCAATCGAAAGATTTTTTACAGCCGGGACGTACTGACACTAGGAGAAACGGCCGATGGCGCCATCTGGGTGTCGACCAACATCGGTGGCGTGTTTCGTATCGATCCAAAAACAGCCGCCGTTTCAACGTTCACCAGCCATGACGGCCTGCCGGATAACCAGGTTGTGGCCCTGATTGCCGACCAGACGGGTATGCTCTGGATGGCCACTGGGAAAGAGTTATGCCGACTGGACCCCGCCACGCGCAAACTTCGGGTGTTCGACGCCCAGGATGGGCTGCTGAGTCAGACCTTTACGGGTGCCCGGGTCTGCACCTCCACGGGCGAACTGGCGTTTGGTTCTACGAACGGATTGGTGGTATTCAGCCCCTCGGAAATGGGCGAAAACCCGTACCAGCCGCCCGTGTACATCACCCAGGCGCAGGTGCTGGATTCGACCCGCCTGTTTCCGGATTCCCCCCTAACGCTGGCTTACCGCGACAATATCATCTCGTTTAGCTTCGTGGGCCTTACGTATATAGCCCCGAAAAAAGCCCGGTATGCGTATCAGCTCAACGGCGTGAATAGCGGGTGGGTATACTGCGGGACTCAGCGCACGGCCACGTATTCGTTTCTGGCTCCGGGCGATTATGTGTTCCGGGTGAAAGCCTCAAACAACGACGGGGTCTGGAACGAGAAGGGTGCCGCGATCCGGCTGGTGATTCTGCCCCCCTGGTGGCGCACCTGGTGGGCCTACCTGCTCTACGCCCTGGCGTTTGGCGGTCTGGTGCTGGGCTTCATCCGGTTTCGGATTGGGCAGGTACAGCAGCAGCAGGAGATCATCCTCAAACGCCGGGAAGCCGAACAGCTCCGGGCCGTCGATGAAGTAAAAACCCGCTTTTTTTCCAACATCACCCACGAATTTCGCACTCCGCTGACGCTGATCCTGTCGCCCGCCGAGACGCTGCTACAAACGCCGGACCTGAACGCGACAACCCGCCGGTCGCTTCGCTCGATCTATCAGAACGCCGAACAACTCCTGCGCCTTATCAACCAGTTGCTCGACCTCGTCAAGCTGGAAGGGAGCCGGATGGCGGTGTCGCTGGTGCGGGGCGATGCGGTTCAGTTTATTCACCGGCTGATCGATCCGTTCTTCCCGATGGCGCTCCACCGGCACATAACCCTGCACGTCGACACGTTTGGTCAGCCCGGTGCTCACGCCGACCAAACGCACCTGTTCGATGCCGACAAGTGGGAAAAAATTATCACCAATCTGGTCAGCAATGCGCTGAAATTTACGCCGACGGGTGGGCAGGTGTTACTGACGATCGACCAGCCAACGCCCACCCAGCTACGACTCCGCCTGTCTGATACGGGGATCGGCATCCCGACGGAGCACCTGCCCCATATTTTCGACCGGTTCTACCAGGTCGACACCTCCCAAACCCGTGCCTACGAAGGCACCGGTATCGGACTGGCCCTCGCTAAGGAACTGACCGAGCTGCTCGGTGGCACGCTTACGGTCGACAGTCGGACGGAAGATCCCCCCGGCACGACCTTTACGCTGACCCTGCCGCTCCTGCCCACCTCGGCCCAGCCCGGTGCTCCGTTCCTTTCTCTGTCGCACCCACACACGGCGGTGGCGGTCCCGGAGACTACTCCCCAGCCACCCTCAGCCGAGCAGCCGATTGCCGTCACCACAACCGATACGCCACTGGTGCTGATCGTCGATGACAATGACGAATTGCGGACGTTCATAGCCGGGGAACTGACCGGCCGGTATCGGGTGCTGACCGCTACCGACGGGGAAGAAGGCTGGGCGATCTGCCAGCGCGAACTACCCGATGTGGTACTGACAGACGTGATGATGCCCCGGATGGATGGCTTTCAGCTAACGAATTGCATCAAATCGACCCCGACGACCAACCACATTGCGGTGGTTCTGCTCACGGCCCGGGCCGCGCAGCGCAGCCGGGTCGAGGGACTGGAGCGGGGAGCCGACGATTACCTGACCAAACCGTTTCACGTCGATGAACTGCGCCTGCGGCTGACTAACCTGCTGACCCGCCAGGCCAATCTGCGAACGCGGCTTTACCAGCAGCTATCGAGGCAGGACACGTCTGATGCCGAACCCGTTCCCAGCCCATTTGTCGATCAGTTGCAGCAGATTATCGAAAGCCGCCTGGACGACGCCACCCTCAGCGTCGACGAGCTGGCGCAGGCCGTAGCCATGAGCCGCCGGACGCTTCACCGTAAGCTGACGACCGTTACCAGTCTAACGCCCATCGATTTTATTCGCCACTACCGGCTTCAGCGAGCCGTTCAGTTTCTACGGGCCGGCCATTCGATCACCGAAACGGCCTACAGCGTCGGCTTCGAGAGTCCGGGCTATTTCTCAACGGTCTTTAAACAGACCTTCCGACAGACACCCTCCGAGTTTCTGGCTCAACAGCGGCCCTAGCCGCATCGCCCGCC is part of the Spirosoma rhododendri genome and encodes:
- a CDS encoding helix-turn-helix domain-containing protein, giving the protein MTLPADHIRLLFGLKLRQLRLDKGLSASDLAQKSGLSVSYVTEIEKGRKYPKADKIAALASAMQVDYDTLVSLKLSKKLEPISDLLRSKFLTEVPLELFGIDPSDLLELLSDAPAKVSAMIRTFMDIAQTYNMSVERLYLTMLRSYQEMHDNYFPEIEAAADSFLGEFMAPEQVVSDTLLVNLLKTRYEIQIEQFDPADQPELTALRSIYRPERRTLHLNASLNTAQRTFILAREVAFQYMGLKIRPYTYSWVEAESFEQILNNYRASYFAGAILIRRDVLVAKLTDLFNRSTWSNEAFLQLIQDFGSTPERFFYRLSNVLPSQFGIDQLFFYRFNHTAGETNFQLTKEMHLSRQQGGGPRGIVDEHYCRRWIALTILQELHFLQQNKGIDSTLCRAQLSEYADSGQQYLIISVAHSHRPEAQQNMSVSMCFAVNDALRSRMKFMQQPSADVPYRLVNEACERCGIFDCRERVAAPIVLQKKRQFAAMKQALGKLA
- a CDS encoding PAS domain S-box protein, with the protein product MLPYFETVFRDKSGKTIFLSGSVNCRFDNGRPTAFRCILHDTTSRIRAEKSQKLYYSIANWTINTPNLDDLYQKIHQELGNIIDARNFFIALYDSSKTYLSFPYYVDEYFGNSMRFTKRRLGNGLTEYTIQANKPLFLYERDIRQLAEENKIDLYNQRQPQVMLTAPLRIGDEITGIIGVKSYNDAHTYGPRDLELLEFISGQVALAIARKQSEQVLDKQNARLNAIFDSSTYLIWSVNKGLMLTSSNKNYLRLIENQTGEKPRLQTSVLQNGWRMLNGDSRRMMEDHYRLAFRGIAQSFELNFTTEKGETYLEIHLNPILLTGGVIEEVSGIARDITNRKRAELSTLRSEEKFRGIFENLQDIYARVDRKGKITMVSPSVFKRLGYTPDEVLGQDVTQYFVDKSVIHQAMIKLGRTHSLRNFEVSMRRKDGTERQFMFNMLMLQDDTGHYSVVAVLARDITELKRQSAELVKARDEAERSLKVKEQFLANMSHEIRTPMNGVIGMIDLLNDTQLDDEQRSYVKTVKRSSETLLNILNDILDLSKIEAGKMVLHEAPVAFREIFEKLIALFGQQANSKNNDLTYHLAPDLPTFVIADQTRLLQILSNLTSNAIKFTENGTVRVNASLVSKRGKFNRIRVAVEDSGIGISPQNINLLFNSFSQVDTSSRKSFGGTGLGLAISKELAHLMKGEVGVESVVGQGSTFWFIIELKETAISPSQQTTEAAEITLANFFSTYHPQVLLVDDNAVNRKVASEILRKSGCVVTTADSGPAAIAQVSERFQAIGRGDTSPFDVIFMDIQMPDMDGVETTRNLREQFGKKLPTIVAMTAYSMREDRERFIQQGLDDYIAKPIRAQSLIAKVKELSDASQARQRADVPAAAPAPVAVQAEPSLPIIDEEIVGQLRDIGGQELVDSIMEEFVTEATELVNGSIDAYKLGDIPTVKSHLHTLKGSAGTIGVARVADIARTAEGKLKVADTSGLSDALDALQAAFADFVAEREKQA
- a CDS encoding PKD domain-containing protein — its product is MRQHRLLHPARLLIFGLLLLTACQPFDLDRKVFPTCTKPTATIGVTTDGLDVLFYLESPQGDIGAAGWDPGDGSGSNRVGTRVAYSYARAGTYTVRLTIVNTCDDTFTSTRQITVR
- a CDS encoding WG repeat-containing protein; the protein is MTPQNPTVDESATARIDTIPAPATETTTTAEAVQEKPATETEPVAEQATDTKTAGADNTPVTSGDARQGRYEEAFGDSRFDKVELGEDDRGWRRARKNGRWGYIDPENNWVIQPRFEAITPFRNDVASAFLDGQMLKIDRSGEPVRP
- a CDS encoding retropepsin-like aspartic protease family protein, whose translation is MPSQMRYYVWFCLFLLSQLAGCSGCSRSGSHQPRRPKRNPPTDSVTTQATTKPTLKQIGDGPTEVAMQKRNGVYLVPVTINGRAMQFILDTGASLISMSTREAELLFREGTITNRDIIGQSEFQDANGDISPGAIVRLRSVRIGDRVLENVNANVVGNAKAPLLLGQSALSKFGRISLDYRRNVVTFD